The following is a genomic window from Bubalus bubalis isolate 160015118507 breed Murrah chromosome 6, NDDB_SH_1, whole genome shotgun sequence.
aatgctactcaacAACATGCTGAGTAGCTACAGCGTATACAAATCCCAGAATAATTATACTGTGTGAAAGAAGCCAtaccagaacaacaacaaaaaaactacatGCTCACTCActgttctatttatataaaattctagcaaatgcaaactgacatatataggtatatagataaatagataggtaGTGATAGAAAGTGAATCAGTGGTTGCCTGGCAGTGGGGAGGAGTGAATTACAAAGGGGTGTGAGGAAACTTGGGGGTGATTGATGTTTATTATCTTGATTGCAGTAATGGtttcacatatgtgtgtgtgtgtgtcaaaatTTTAGcaagttatacattttaaatatgttcagtTTATTGTTTATCAGTTGTGTcttaataaagctattaaaaatttcaaaaagggAAAAACGCTGACCCTACTCCATGTTTCTGTTCAGAGTGTAGCTTCCATTGGCAGCACTTTAAATAGTGTCCATCTTGCTGTGGAGGCAATACAGAAGACTGTGGATGAACACAAGAAAACCTTGGAGCTACTACAGAGTGACATGGTAAGGAAATCTACAAATGCTACAGAAAGTCAGCACACTCCCGCCTGCCCTTTTCTGTGTTATCGTGTGATACTAACTTCCCACTTACCTAAACAGACCACACTAGgcacctttttaaaatatacaatagacagtgtttattgatttttctacAATCTGTAAACTAAGATAGGAAAAGCCGAGTCTTTTGCAAATGTGGTGAAGGAGGTACAGCACTAAGATACCATTCTCAGAGTGGAATGtgtcagaaataaaatggaaaagaaggaaagggggTGAGGAAGTGTCTTATTTATCACTACATAACAAATCACcctaaaacttagtggcttaaaacaacactggATTATTTCTCACTCTTCTGTGGATCAGGAGTTGGGGCAGGGCTCTTAGACTGTGGAATGATTAGAGGTCAAGCAAAGAGGAGCTCCAGAGGGTGAAAGGCCAGCTTGGGTGTTCCAGCTTTAGCCAGTCTCCCAGTCAGATTACAGCTGCATGGATGACCTCAGCCTATAGCATGTGAAGCAGGATGCTGCCCCACCCTGTCTGAGCCCAGTCAACccacagaatcatgagaaataGTAAACcactgttttaagccaccaagtttgggGATGATTTTTTATGCAGCAACAGATAACCGAGACAAAGGCAAAACCCCTGCAGTGttcaggaaatgctttcaaatttctcTTAATGCTGTACCAATGTAAGCTGTCTCAGTCCTTCAGAAGCTTGAATTTATCTCCTAATGGTTACTCAGCTCCACGAAAAGTTTATGAAGGATGAAAAAGGATGGCACAGCCCTCACTGTCCTGCCAGAGGGAAGAGTTATCCATACGTGAAATCAGGATGGTTCAAGGCACACAAAAATTCCCTAGCTTCTCCACCAATTTCTAGATCTCCCCTGCATGTTGTTTTCAAGCTTTGGAGTTTCAAGTTTAAACTGAGCAGTTTGTACCAAGGAGACCTGGACTATATTAGAGCTCTATAAAGGagggtttttcattttctttggaacaagtatttgtcattttcatttagtgGGGCTGACCCAGAAGAAAAAGCCTTGATCTGGGTGTTCACACACCCTGGATTCTAATTCTAGCTCTACCCTGTAACTGTGTGATCCATAATAATAAAGACTTCTCTAACCCAAcagcttttttattattattattattatcattattttaatagctTGAGCATTTTCTCAaagtaattattttctaaaatactttTTCCTAACTCAAAAATTCATACTTTATAGaaccatgggatttttttttctgctcctctccttttctttattttaccatTTGATTATTATAGAAGCAGAGTTGACAATGTCTAGGATTTCATATTTCaaggaaaacaatttattttgGCCAGTTGCATACTCTTATCATTAAATTTGCATCTTTTAAACTTCCCTGGTTGCCAGTGGTAATCCTACTACTGAATAAGCCATACAGACATTTTCTGTTAGAGGGAAAAGTATATATAAACATGTCATAGTTCAGTCTCTTCATAAAGAGTCTTGAGCACTGGGAATGGGATGAGAAAGAAAGGGTAACCTTCAAACATAACTCTTGGCATGTGCTGTACAAACTGAAAAGTTAATGATGTGCATGCTTGATTATGTTGCTCAATGCCCAAAGCCAGTGGTTCCATGGCTGTTCTTTGAATGTATAGATCTCTTTAGCCCTGGGAAAATGGTGACACTAACCAGGTCCAGACCAGGTTGGTCCTGGGAGATACAGTGGTTCTGTAGTTTCTCTGAGAATAAAGGGAACTGGGAGAGAAGACGTAGTTTTTAGGGAGTTCATTCTCAGTTTCTCAATCTGAGGCTAAGAAACAGGACCTCAGTTCCCGGACGTAGTCTGGGTGCTGCTGGTCCAGTCCAGGCTTTAGGCCAGGCCTCCCCAGAAGTACCTGGTGCCCTTAGGCCTAGCACAGGACTGGTCACACTAAGGCTTTGAGGAAATAATTGTTGATTAATCTGTGAATGCCCCCGTGAGAAGCTGGAATGTTGCAGGGCCATCCCTGATGAATAAGTAGATGTAGTTATTATTAGTACTCATTGCCTATACCAACCTCTGTTCCTGTTAACAGAATCAGCACACCTTGAAGGAGAGCAATGAAAGCAACCAGATCATTCCATCACCTTCTGCTATATCTGAACTTGACAATAAAACCCACAGTGAGAATTTGAAACAGGTACTTTTGACTCTGTTTAACTCCCTTGTGACCACACTATAATCTGAAGGTGACCTGCGTAGTGTGGGCTCCATGTTGTGGTCCCTCAGCAGGCATCTCTTGCACACATTTGCCTGCCTGAGAGCTAAGCAGAGAGAGGATACGTGTGACTCTGTCAGGGATCCAACATGCTGCCTGTCTCCTCCTTGGCacactgcatttttttcccctacatgtCCATCAGTGGAGTAAATTCCTTTTTACATCTTGAAAGTCATAGAGTGATCAGGTTATCCTGaaactgtttttgaaaaatagCAGTCTGGACAAATTAAAGATGGGTGAATAGTAGATTAAAATGATAGCTGTTTTGAGTCACAATTCAGAACAGTAGAAAGCATATCCTTGAAAATGAAGAGTTTCTAAAGACTAAAGACCAGAGGAGGGAAAAGGATATTGAGTTCAGAATCAcattaaagagaataaaagaaatcttCACTAAGAAGAATTCCTGTACTGAGTTTAATGCCCTGTAAAGCCTGTAGTCATCATTCCTTTTTAAATAGCAATCAGTACTGGAGaatgtcaataaaaataattgaatcttATACTAAATAATGCACTACCTGTTATGGTTTTGCTACATGAGCCAATTCAGTAATTGGTATTGTTCCGATGGTGGTTTCGTTCTGACAAATTAGGTTAATGAGCATTTCAGTTAATAACCCAGCAAGCTTTCTCACCAGTAGGTGAGGTAAACATTGGGAAATCAATTCTCAAGCTCTCAGCTTTCTAGGACCAGAGACTGAAGCATGTAGGTAGtctcttccctcttttccccTCCTGTCTAACTGAGGTCAGATAATTCCAGAGGGAGTCAACTGGGAGCAATTCCGAGTGGAGGGACAAAGCAGAGACAGACGATCGATGGTCTAGAGCAGGGAAAGGAATTTACTTCAGTAACTTGACAAAATAAGGGTTGTTCACTGCTGCTTCCCTGCTTGTCTAGTACATGTCTTTAGCCGGATTCCATAACTTGATTTATTTCCACTCTAGGATATCCTGTACCTTCACAGCTTTTTAGAGGAAGTAAACAGTGCCCGAGTGGGGTACCAGAGACAGAATGATCTTAAACTTGAGGGGATGAATGAGACCATCAGTAATCTTACCGAGAGAGTCAACTTGATAGAAAGAGATCTGGTTGCTATGAGCAAAGTAGAAAAGCAGGCAAACCTGTCCTCCAGCACGGTAAGCCTCTTCCCCTCTTTTTGACGTGTTCTGTGTTGCAATGTGTTTTGTCTGTACGTGGATGACAGTCTACCACCTTTTCAGACACTGACCTCTGGCATACTTGAGAGGCTCCACGTTTGTGTTGTGCTTAATCCTGTCTCCTCTAATCCTTACACTAGCTCTGTGATGTGAATGGTACAGACGGTGTTAGTCCTGATTTGGAAGGGAGATGTGGAGAGGTCCAATTGCTTGCCAAGGCCTCCCCACAAATTATTGGCAAAGATGACAAGCCTCCTTTTGTGTTGCCGGTGACTCATCTGATAGGGAAGTTCCAGCACATATTTCCAAGGAAAGTCTTcttgatcttttcatttttaagttactAAGAtggaaaaaagtctgaaaaaaaaatatatgtacatgaaatggaatcactttgttgttcattgaaaactaatacaacactgtaaatcaactatacttcagtttgggacttccctggtggctaagatgccatgttcccaatgcagggggccccagttcaatccctggtcagggaactgatcccacgtgccacaagtaagactcggcacagccaaattaaaaaaaaaaaaaatcaggacttAAAGAAAAAGTTATTAAGGGTGGGAACAATGACAGTGACAATAACTAGAGAatcttgttgtttttttaagcCCAGACTAGGCTTTCAGACTTGTCTTGTTTCAGTCTTCATCTGACATTACAGAAAATGTCAGGAAAGCTGTTTAAGACACATCAGGTCAGAGCACCTCCTCCCCTAAAGAGATCATTGAGTCCATCCTCTCATTTTACACAAGAGGAGCCCAAATGATgtactgagtcactgatgctgaCAGATTGTATGGTTTACTGGTTTTTATGTTATTGCAAATAAAATGTggtgaggtttttttgttttttttttttcttttttaaaaaaccacttttCACATATGCACTGTTTGAAATCcatgtggattattttttaatagctgcAAGCCCCACCCTTAAAAATTTCATACAGCAAAGACATAGGCATATATAGAAATAGAAACCAAATACAGGACATTGTACTGTAAATCAAGTAACTGCCAAAGCTGGAAGCAAGCCCACAAGTAACGTCAAGCTCGGGCACATAGCAAACAACCTTTGAACTGGCTCTGCCATGGTGCAGCCTTGGCAAGTTGCCTGGCCTTGGCTTTGAGATTAGAGGAGAAcccattcctcctcctcctttctagGGTTATGTAATTTACCACAAAGCTGTGAAGATTAAAGGAGCCTTCTTTCAAAAAGCCCTTTTGAACTTAGCTAAACTAAggacgggagaaggcaatggcaccccactccagtactcttgcctggaaaatcccatggacggaggagcctggtaggctgcagtccatggggtcgctaagagttggacatgactgagcgacttcactttcacttttcactttcctgcattggagaaggaaatggcaacccacaccagtgttcttgcctggagaatcccagggacgggggagcctggtgggctgccgtctcgggtcgcacagagtcgaacacgactgaagcgacttagcagcagcagcagcaaactaaggACGGTAGACGCTAGGAATTTGGGGTGATTTGATAAGTATTAGGCCTTGAAGGTTGGTTTTCAAGGCTTATTATGAAAACTCACCGGCCCTAAAGCTCCCCATACtgtgcctcccctccccactctatTTTTCTCTAGAAGAGGAAATTGCCAATAGTACCATCTGTCCTACTGTTTTTTCCAACTGAATCATACCCAGCATGGTTTTGGGTTAAAGTTCTCTCCCTTTTTGAAGTTTGTGATGGAAACAACTAGAAACACTTTTAGCTTTGTCTCTCTCAaacctttctccctctcctcttaTTCTCCTGCCGGTATTTCTGTTGAATGTTCTGAGACCCTTTAAATAAGTTTGGCAAGTTTGTTTAAAAAGTCCTAAACGTTGCTTaagttttcatgttttcctttaatcTTCTCTCGTTTTGTTCCTTTTACCCTTTAAGGTGAATGATAGAGCTGCCACTCTGAAGAGAGAGTCTTTGCATCAAGTCTCCAACAGAATAAAGTCAGTAAAATCCCAGGGCATAAAGGTAAATAATAAGAGGCTTTCTCTGAAGTAAGAGTAAATGCATAGGCATCTGCTTCTTTCTCAAAGGGAGCACTTCAGTCTTTTTTGCTGAAACTTCAAGACACAGTAATTAGTATATtcgtaaataagtaaatactttATCAGGCACCTGCCCCATGCCCAGCTCTCTCTAGAAGCTGGGGTGACCACAGTGAGCAGGATAGACATGTGACCGCTCTTGTGGTGGAACTCATAAAGTCCATCAATCCAAAGATCAACACATAATTGAGTGAAATATAAGTGCTACAGAGGAAAAGTATAGGATATCACAGAGTGTTAACAGAACAGGAAGACTTCCCTAAGGAAGGGAGTTTTAAGCTAAGACAGTAAGTTCTCTGTACTGTTGATGGGGAACAGAGGCATAAATTATCTAAAAATGGTATCTAAACCAAAAATTATTTCTTGTTGTTAAGATTACAGTCTTTGGGGGAATGGAAGGGGGAGAAAAGATTGTAGTCTCAGTGCATACAAAGTCCCTTTAAGCTTCAGTCAGTTCTCTTCACCTTGTACcttcccatttttcctttctcccagaTATATTGTCTAGATAAGACAACAATCTGATATGTTTTGATATCCCCAGAAGGAAAGGGTGTTTTCAACATTCTCTGTGATTAGAGTATTGTGTAATATTATTAGTATTATAAGACCTGGGTTAAGATAAAGGAAAAGCCAGGAAGatcgtgactgagtgactgcaatATCATTTCATATGCACATTACATTTGATAAGCTCAAGGATGTGAGTTCACAGGAAATGAACCATATGTCAGACAGTTTTCAGTGTAATGCTTTCCATATATACTTGTTCTTAACAGTTTTGTGTATTATCTagataaaaatcacatatattaaGATTTTAGTGCTTTAAAAGCTAGGTTTTTGTTGAGTTTTCTAACTgctactaccaaaaaaaaattgaacttcaCCTAGAGAATAACAAGAGAAATTTAAGATCCAGATAAAAATGTTGAGGACAAAAAAAGTAACAGGTGGTTACTATTGGAAAATAGTAGTGATTTCAACAACAATTCAGATTTTAATAGTAAATATCAGAATAAAATAGAGCTAGTACACATTTTTGCCTGAATTTTTTGGCTTTACTTTCCAACACTTTGTGATTTTGAACTGTTACCCCAATATCTTAGTGCTGCCTCATCTAAGCATCCTAGCAAAATGCAATTTCTCCTTTCCATAAATTATTCAAGCATTTAGTACCTAGTTTTAGCTATATATATCCATATTTTGACTCCCTAAATAAACTAAGAGTGATCCATGATGGTGGTTTTGTCgctaagttgtgtgtgactcttgtgaccccatggactgtagcctgccaggctcctctgtccatgggatttcccaggcaagattacttcTACTATACagtaaccatttccttctactATACAGTAACTGTTAGTGTAGAATAAGGATAAGAGAGGAATAAGTAAGtatatgttgaatgaaagaaacatATAGTGGTCAATATTGTAATTAGACATAGGATCAGGAGCCTATGCCGTTAGAAACTGACCTCACAGAAACcagacttctctctttttataattaattgtattttttatatgcCACTATATCATCTAGGAATGAGACAGAGGTTGGggggggaattttttttaaagatacaagtAAGGCCTTGAATTAGAAATACTATAATTCTTTCATGTTCCTAACAATTCCTGCCACCAGTTGAATAGTTATCATGGGGGACGAGAAGACAGATCAAGGGAATACTTGTGGTctggttgcttttttctttttttttaaggtgataaGAGCATGAAACTCTGCCTAAAGTGGTATAGTCACACGGTGAAGTAAGCTACTCAGAAAAATTAGTTAGTATGAAATAGTTCCTAGACAACAGGATCCTGCCCATTTCGGAAATGGGTATCATGAAGGCACCTGAGCAAGTGTGCATTCCTTTACTGCTGGCATATGCATGCCTTCCCCAGCTGCCAAGTGCACACGGAGAATCAGATCATCTGTGGCATAATGTTCCCTGAATGGTCTAGGCTCAAATCCAGCCCAGCCTTCATCAACACTGAGTACTAAAGATGTCTCTAGTAACTATTGATTCATTCCTTTGTTGCCTTCAGTAGGAGCCTATTTGGGGTCAAGAGCTACAGGCTAACTAGGCTTTGGGAATATCGTGAAGAATCAGATGAggtcctcctcctgccttaaatcttctATGACCTTTGTTTTGGACAGAAAGAAGATAGTTCAGATTCTCAGGTATCTAAGCTTAGAGAGAAGCTGCAGCTGTTAAGTGCTCTCACAAACAAACCTGAGAGCAGCAGGCCTCCGGAGACTGCCAATGAAGGTAAGATATTCAGGATTGGCTTCTGAATATTTCACGCAGGCTTGGGCAGCTCGCCTCCCACACGGGGAATGGGGAAAGGTGTTCTGGCAGGACTGATGGCATGGAGTGAATGATGCCCGAGCGCACCGAGTTGAAGCTGCTACACTTTGCTTTCATTTAGAAAAAGCCCATTTTGCACATGATTTGTACTCCAGTCTATTAAGGGAAGAATGGGTAATGTTTAGCTGGAAATAGACTTCTCCATGCTGTCTGCATCCAATTATAGGCAGAAACATTACTGTCATAGTATGTATTAAACCAGCCCTAAATGTTGTTTACGGGAGTCTTCATTTCTGTAAGTGcataaaatttacttaaaaataaatattagtcgTCCTGAAAAGCCATTAACAAGTAATAACATGGGATCATTGGGTTGGAAGGGCCTTTGACTTTAGGCAGGGACATAACCTAATCGATATTAGCCATTGCATCAACCTCTGCTGGCGCTGCTTCATGATGTAACCAAGGCACTAGATTATGTTCATTTTGACCTCTACCCACCCacaagtatttttcattttggggAAAGCAATACAACTTCTGTTACTCTCTTTTACATGGGAGACAAAAGTACAGTGGGAGGCCTTGCCCTGACATTGTGCTACATAATTGTATGGTAGCGTTCTTTCAGCACAGCTGGTCTGGTGACACGTACCCTCAAATCAGGCTCTTAGCAGAGTTCCTACGATGTCAAATCCCCAATGCTTTTCTCATTGCAGCTTGAACTCTCAACTTCTAAACATGTGTAAGCTAACTTGAACTGTAAGAGCATCCAGTTGGGACCACAAAGTTTGAAAGTGACCTTCAATATTGGTTTAATTTTATGTCAGACTGGTAATACTAAAACTGTATATTGTTTGTTACAGAGCAAGTACAGAATTTCACATCACAGCCATCAACATTGCCAAAATTCCCACAGTCTCCTGGAGACCAGATTGAGAAAGCTGTCCAGCTAAGACATGTTTCCCTTCTAGGAATTTCTAGCATCGAaggtaaaatttttatattatggaATGATAGAGGAAATAGCTCAAAGTTGTAACTTTCTAACTTTTTTAACTTGTAAGATAAAGATTGATATCTAACACTGTTGAGCACTTCCTGTGGGCCAGATACTTGATATGCATTATATTATATCCTGGTAACAATCCTGGGACCATCAGTAGTCGtgtattatacccattttactgATAGGGAATTGCCTAAAGTCCACACAGCCAATAACTCATGAGGCAAAATTCACACCAAGGCAGTTTGACAACGAAACTTTTACTCTTAACCACACGgcttctactgctgctaagtcgcttcagtcgtgtctgactctgtgtgaccccatagacggcagcccaccaggctcccccgtccctgggattctccaggcaagaacactggagtgggttgccatttccttctccaatgcaggaaagtgaaaaatgaaagggaagtcgctcagtcgtgttcaactcttagcaaccccatggactgcagcccaccaggctcctccgtccatgggattttccaggcaagagtaccggagtggggtgccgttaACCACACTACACTATGTTATCTCTCTGTGAATGTTTTTTAGAGTCTTCAGTCATTCAATGAGTACCTAGTTAGACCCAGTGTAAGCAGTAAGAATACAGTATAAGAAGATACAGTCTCACTTTCCCCACGGATATAACAGTCCAGTGAAGAAGACAAGCAAACATAATACTGTGAGACTAGCAAAGTAAAGTAAAAGTCGACCCTGTTTGTCAGAAGTCCTTCAGAAATGAGGGGTCTTTGGCTGAAAATCGGCAAGATAAATGTTAGTAGGAAGGATCTGATTCACAGAGAAATGTGTTTGTCTTGCTTCCAGCAGTGTGTTTCATCCCTCTTTGTGATGTTTGGTTTCCTGATTTTGCACTTGCtaactgcctggaaaatcacccATTCCTATCACCCTCTCTGCCTGACTCTTCACCTCACTTTAGAAACCTTTCCACCAGGAAACATTTTCTTACCTCTCAGGACTGGACTAGGCTCCTCCTGTGTGTGTACTCACAGTATCTTATGTTTGCACGTGTCACACGGTTGTAATTTCCTAGGGAGCTATAACATTTAACTTCACTCCCAGCCCCTATCCTCATGCCTAGGACATGTGAATATTTGTTAAGGGAATAAGTTATCTATAGGTTACAATTAATTCTTAAAGCATAGGAAACCTACATTGCCATTAAATGGCAATTTACAATGGCATTTACATTGCCAtttgagttctaatgaggtggatgaacctagagcctattgtacagagtgaagtaagtcagaaaaagataaGTAttatatactaacacatatatatggaatctataaagatggtattgatgaatttatttgcagggcagcaatggagaagcagacacagagaacagacttacggacatggcggggggaggaaggagagagtgacagtatggagaaagtaacatgtaaacttatattaccatatgtaaaatagatagccagtgggaatttgctgtatgactcaggaaactcaaaccagggctctgtgacaacctagaggggtgggaagaggtgagaggcgggagggaggttcagagggaggggacatatgtatacctacagctgattcatgttgatatttgacagGAAACAAcctaattctgtaaagcaattatcattcaattaaaaattgtttaaaaaaatatgtattgccatttaaatactttcttccctatccccattttttttctttctgttttctaggGAGACAGGAGCATGTTTAGTTGTGTTTGTTGGCAACACAAGTTGCCTCCTCCTGGTCTTCATTTTTACATCAAGAATTGATGAAATAAAAGGAGGAAAGTGTTAGAGCAGATTAAGAAATAGCCATCTTAACATTTATACTTTAATCCCTAATATAGGTGGTGCACACTTTTGAAtgactacattttttaaatgacctgAGGCAACAATCTGATTTTTATTAGAATACTCTTGCAGAGTGCGTAGCACATTCTATAAACTCATGCCCCGTGtgtatacacacgcacacacacaaaacattttCCAGTTGACCACTTGGTGGCAGGAATTGGGAACAAGTGTCTCATTGCTTTCCTGGTTTTCAGAGAGCTTTATATAGCTGCTTTGCTGGGGCTCTTAGGACTGAAAGTAGGGACTTACACAAGAGGTTGTCTGCAAAATTGCTTGACAGTACTGTCCTCTG
Proteins encoded in this region:
- the EFCAB14 gene encoding EF-hand calcium-binding domain-containing protein 14 isoform X2 encodes the protein MKKRKELNALIGLAGDSRRKKPKKGSGHRLLRTEPPDSDSESSSEEEEEFGVAGNRSRFVKGDYLRCCRICYPLCAFVILAACVVACVGLVWMQVALKEDLDSLKEKFRTMESNQKSSFQEIPKLNEELLSKQKQLEKIESGELGLNKVWINITEMNKQSVASIGSTLNSVHLAVEAIQKTVDEHKKTLELLQSDMNQHTLKESNESNQIIPSPSAISELDNKTHSENLKQDILYLHSFLEEVNSARVGYQRQNDLKLEGMNETISNLTERVNLIERDLVAMSKVEKQANLSSSTVNDRAATLKRESLHQVSNRIKSVKSQGIKKEDSSDSQVSKLREKLQLLSALTNKPESSRPPETANEEQVQNFTSQPSTLPKFPQSPGDQIEKAVQLRHVSLLGISSIEDLQGLFHKTGQDVDGKLTYQEIEDTLESVGPEPERLREFDSDGDGRYSFLELRAALGV